From the Aspergillus puulaauensis MK2 DNA, chromosome 1, nearly complete sequence genome, the window CCCTCCCCACTCCCACCTCACATTCGGATCACACGAGTGATTCGCCAAACACCAAAGCGGATGCACAGCGCAGGTCTCCGGCCCGCCATCCCAGGTCGAAAGCCTACCAGAGGCCGTGCCGCGGAACTTTGCGTACATCGTGTTAAGAACCCACGTGTCGTACCTATCCAGCGTCGTGTATGGGTCGAGTTGCATTTCCTCAATCAGCCGCATCGGCTGTAGGATTGAAAGCTGGAAGCTAAAGGGGAGGGTTCCTTTCATGCTGCCGGGACTACTAGTACTACTAGCATCTTCATTATTGTCTTCCGTGACGAAATCGCCCcagatatatttaatctcGGGTAAATCAAGAGGGTGGATTTCTTGCGTTGCAGCCATTGCAAGCGCGCGGCCAAGAAGCAAGAGGTATAAATAGTCGGCTTTATCCTTTGGGTCGGGAATGTCCTTCCCAATGGACTCGAGGCTCTCCATGAGACCGCAGACGGCGCCGTGGTAGACTTCCTGGGCCTTATCGTGGCAGGCCTGCGAGCAGAAGATTATATCGTAGCATTCATCGCAAGCGACTGGGGGGTTTTCGGAAGAGAGAGACGGGAGGGGGGCATTGCAGGCGTCGCAAGTGTCATCGTGTAGGCGGTTTGTGGCTGTGAGGAGAGAGGATTCATGCAGAATTGTTTCGCCTGGTTGTAGGTCTTCTTTAGCGAAGAGGCCGAGTTGGATGGagacttcctcttcttctttttctttttctttttcgccCTCTCCCTTCTCGGTGCTGTCTAATGACGGGTGGAGGACGGGTAGTGCAACAGCTCGCACTTCACATTTTGGAGCGACATCCTTAAGACGTTCATTCAAGAGTTTCAGAGTTTCAGGGGACTTGCGATCCGGCTCGTGCTCATTCCAGGGATAGAGGATTCTGCGCGCGAAGCCTTGTGCCTTCAACGCGCTTGG encodes:
- a CDS encoding putative MYND domain protein (COG:S;~EggNog:ENOG410PM06;~InterPro:IPR001214,IPR002893;~PFAM:PF00856;~go_function: GO:0005515 - protein binding [Evidence IEA]) produces the protein MQELLRSRASATSQLYADPHNPHRHLDRGLVHERLGFPDLASADAYRALSLLDSVVDPDGCEFHARRRVAESSAPAPVPARGGDDDEEEEEEEDDDEGYEPITEDEYNAMIGPVYALLVRSLARCGCLRDAYEFALRGRTVLDDRSLSDEGSSTAKKDLEGQIAFIKREYYASKGKDSQNDEEDINPSALKAQGFARRILYPWNEHEPDRKSPETLKLLNERLKDVAPKCEVRAVALPVLHPSLDSTEKGEGEKEKEKEEEEVSIQLGLFAKEDLQPGETILHESSLLTATNRLHDDTCDACNAPLPSLSSENPPVACDECYDIIFCSQACHDKAQEVYHGAVCGLMESLESIGKDIPDPKDKADYLYLLLLGRALAMAATQEIHPLDLPEIKYIWGDFVTEDNNEDASSTSSPGSMKGTLPFSFQLSILQPMRLIEEMQLDPYTTLDRYDTWVLNTMYAKFRGTASGRLSTWDGGPETCAVHPLWCLANHSCDPNVRWEWGGEIAFVVRGEKERAVWKRKGDEERVEGERRGEGVRKDEEILNHYCDIGLDVKERREWAAGALGGACLCTRCVWEAGEVVG